In a single window of the Podarcis raffonei isolate rPodRaf1 chromosome 14, rPodRaf1.pri, whole genome shotgun sequence genome:
- the DNASE1 gene encoding deoxyribonuclease-1 isoform X3 — protein sequence MNQLNQASPHPYSYVVSKPLGRKSYKEQYLFVYREDNVILLDSYYYDDGCEPCGNDTFSREPFIVKFAAPQTQVGELILVPLHAAPEEAVAEIDALYDVFLDVRDKWGTDDMLFLGDFNAGCSYVRPEGWPRIRLRTNSAFQWLIPDTADTTVTSTHCAYDRIVAVGSRLGSGILPGSARVNNFQQTFNLQQKDALAVSDHFPVEVTLKSLGISSTPV from the exons GGCATCACCGCATCCATACAGCTATGTGGTCAGCAAGCCTTTGGGTCGCAAGAGCTACAAGGAGCAATACCTCTTTGTTTACAG GGAGGACAACGTCATTCTCCTGGACAGCTACTATTATGACGACGGCTGTGAGCCCTGCGGGAACGACACCTTCAGTCGGGAGCCCTTCATTGTGAAATTTGCGGCACCTCAGACGC AGGTGGGGGAACTGATCCTGGTGCCTCTGCATGCTGCTCCCGAAGAAGCAGTGGCCGAGATAGACGCCCTCTACGACGTCTTCCTGGATGTGAGAGATAAGTGGGGGACAGAT GACATGCTGTTCCTGGGAGACTTCAATGCTGGCTGCTCCTACGTCCGGCCTGAGGGCTGGCCCCGTATCCGCCTGCGCACCAACAGCGCCTTCCAGTGGCTCATCCCAGACACAGCAGACACCACAGTGACCAGCACCCACTGCGCCTATGACAG GATTGTGGCAGTGGGCTCCAGACTCGGAAGCGGCATCCTGCCTGGCTCAGCCAGAGTCAACAACTTCCAGCAGACCTTCAACCTGCAACAGAAGGAT gCCTTGGCTGTTAGTGACCATTTCCCCGTGGAAGTGACACTGAAATCTCTCGGCATTTCCTCCACCCCTGTGTAG